A DNA window from Hordeum vulgare subsp. vulgare chromosome 1H, MorexV3_pseudomolecules_assembly, whole genome shotgun sequence contains the following coding sequences:
- the LOC123408872 gene encoding uncharacterized protein LOC123408872 isoform X1, with protein MAVHELHPWTAAGASRHQSLARPTSCPDPAAVSRNSTPPWKFRKQSSSSPKNRQPRIERRLFPVNPRHLHVASTPKAPAPPLLCFLERSLLLSALLRACEHARQRHGPPLPRASLRPRPCPLGDESARPAAQAPSGHLLASLELPPVAPPLQRARSSPTCVNRPR; from the exons ATGGCCGTCCACGAGCTCCACCCATGGACAGCAGCCGGAGCCTCGCGCCACCAGTCTCTAGCTCGCCCCACAAGCTGCCCCGACCCCGCCGCTGTCAG caGGAACTCCACCCCTCCATGGAAGTTCCGCAAACAGTCATCGTCCTCGCCGAAGAACCGACAGCCGCGCATCGAGCGCCGCCTCTTCCCGGTCAATCCCCGCCATCTCCATGTCGCAAGCACGCCGAAAGCACCAGCGCCGCCCCTGCTCTGCTTCCTGGAACGGTCGCTGTTGCTATCAGCTTTGTTGCGTGCCTGCGAGCACGCACGGCAGCGCCATGGACCTCCGCTACCTCGAGCTTCCCTGCGCCCCAGACCATGTCCCCTCGGTGACGAATCCGCACGTCCCGCCGCCCAAGCTCCGTCCGGCCATCTCCTCGCCTCGCTGGAGCTGCCTCCTGTTGCGCCGCCCCTGCAACGAGCGAGGAGCTCGCCTACCTGTGTCAACCGCCCGAGATGA
- the LOC123408872 gene encoding uncharacterized protein LOC123408872 isoform X2 translates to MAVHELHPWTAAGASRHQSLARPTSCPDPAAVRNSTPPWKFRKQSSSSPKNRQPRIERRLFPVNPRHLHVASTPKAPAPPLLCFLERSLLLSALLRACEHARQRHGPPLPRASLRPRPCPLGDESARPAAQAPSGHLLASLELPPVAPPLQRARSSPTCVNRPR, encoded by the exons ATGGCCGTCCACGAGCTCCACCCATGGACAGCAGCCGGAGCCTCGCGCCACCAGTCTCTAGCTCGCCCCACAAGCTGCCCCGACCCCGCCGCTGTCAG GAACTCCACCCCTCCATGGAAGTTCCGCAAACAGTCATCGTCCTCGCCGAAGAACCGACAGCCGCGCATCGAGCGCCGCCTCTTCCCGGTCAATCCCCGCCATCTCCATGTCGCAAGCACGCCGAAAGCACCAGCGCCGCCCCTGCTCTGCTTCCTGGAACGGTCGCTGTTGCTATCAGCTTTGTTGCGTGCCTGCGAGCACGCACGGCAGCGCCATGGACCTCCGCTACCTCGAGCTTCCCTGCGCCCCAGACCATGTCCCCTCGGTGACGAATCCGCACGTCCCGCCGCCCAAGCTCCGTCCGGCCATCTCCTCGCCTCGCTGGAGCTGCCTCCTGTTGCGCCGCCCCTGCAACGAGCGAGGAGCTCGCCTACCTGTGTCAACCGCCCGAGATGA